A window from Salvia miltiorrhiza cultivar Shanhuang (shh) chromosome 2, IMPLAD_Smil_shh, whole genome shotgun sequence encodes these proteins:
- the LOC131012342 gene encoding phenylalanine N-monooxygenase-like — MKLQHNIQTISTTMNIETSLPSLLAIISLVSLIILKLIYSMKKRSRAPPLPPGPAAYPLVGSLPEMLLKKPAYRWIHNLMQKLDTEIACIRLGSVHIIAVTSPQLAREFLKKHDAVFASRPDAISARLTSDGYLTLVFSPAGEQWKKMRRIMVSEVLTMGVFGRLQAKRSEEADHLVRYLYNHCGGVVNVRDAARHYCANLIRKMVFGERFFGPGMEDGGPGTEEREHVDGLFVILSYLYGFALADFVPWLEVFDFDGHKRIVKNAIKDVRKYQDPVIDKRMEMWQLGLKTQEDDILDLLINLKNDSDQTKPLLSVREIKAQILEIMIETVDNPSNAVEWSLAEMINQPDILAKACEELDRVVGKNRVVEESDLPNLNYVKACLKESFRLHPLAPFNLPHVSSMDVVVGGYFIPKGSHVLLSRRGLGRNPKIWDEPLRFKPERYIVDESSEVVLVDHELRMLSFSTGRRGCPGTVLGSTISTMLLARLIQSFSWRPPLGKNSIDLTESEHDLTLAKPLSARATARLDLHIYLQLMSN; from the exons ATGAAGCTGCAACACAACATCCAAACTATTTCAACAACCATGAATATTGAAACAAGCCTCCCATCGTTGCTTGCAATAATATCCTTAGTTTCCCTAATCATCTTGAAACTCATATATTCCATGAAGAAAAGATCGAGGGCCCCACCGCTGCCGCCGGGGCCGGCCGCCTATCCGTTGGTGGGCAGCCTGCCGGAAATGCTGTTGAAGAAGCCGGCATACCGATGGATACACAATCTCATGCAAAAACTCGACACGGAGATCGCCTGCATCCGCCTCGGCAGCGTCCACATCATCGCCGTCACTTCTCCGCAGCTCGCTAGAGAGTTCTTGAAGAAGCACGACGCGGTATTCGCCTCCCGGCCCGACGCCATCTCAGCCCGCCTCACCAGCGATGGATACTTGACGCTGGTCTTCTCCCCCGCTGGCGAGCAGTGGAAGAAAATGAGGAGGATTATGGTGTCGGAGGTGCTGACGATGGGTGTGTTTGGACGGCTCCAGGCGAAGAGGAGCGAGGAAGCCGATCACCTGGTGCGATATTTATACAACCACTGCGGTGGGGTGGTGAACGTGAGAGATGCAGCGCGGCATTACTGCGCCAATTTGATCAGGAAAATGGTGTTTGGGGAGAGGTTTTTCGGGCCGGGAATGGAGGACGGGGGCCCGGGAACTGAAGAGAGAGAACACGTGGATGGATTGTTCGTGATTCTTTCGTATCTCTATGGATTCGCCCTAGCTGATTTTGTACCGTGGTTGGAGGTTTTCGATTTCGATGGACATAAGAGGATTGTAAAGAATGCGATTAAGGATGTAAGAAAATACCAAGATCCGGTGATCGATAAGAGAATGGAGATGTGGCAGCTAGGGCTCAAGACGCAAGAAGATGATATTCTTGATCTTTTGATTAACCTCAAGAACGATTCAGACCAAACTAAGCCCCTCTTGTCAGTTCGAGAGATTAAAGCACAAATTCTT GAAATAATGATTGAGACGGTTGATAATCCATCAAATGCAGTTGAGTGGTCTTTGGCGGAGATGATCAATCAACCAGATATTCTCGCAAAAGCATGTGAAGAATTGGACCGAGTTGTAGGTAAGAATAGGGTCGTTGAGGAATCAGATTTGCCAAACCTAAATTATGTGAAGGCTTGTCTGAAAGAGTCATTTAGGTTACATCCTCTAGCACCTTTTAATCTCCCTCACGTTTCAAGTATGGATGTTGTGGTGGGTGGCTACTTTATCCCAAAAGGGAGCCATGTGTTGCTCAGTCGTCGCGGCCTAGGGCGAAATCCTAAGATTTGGGATGAGCCTTTACGGTTCAAGCCCGAGCGTTACATTGTTGACGAGTCCTCAGAAGTTGTGCTTGTGGATCATGAATTGCGCATGTTGTCATTCAGTACTGGGAGACGAGGATGTCCCGGAACTGTTCTTGGTTCTACCATAAGCACTATGCTTTTGGCTAGACTTATTCAGAGTTTTAGCTGGAGGCCACCCCTTGGTAAGAATAGCATTGACTTGACTGAGTCGGAGCATGACTTGACATTGGCTAAGCCTTTGAGTGCTCGTGCAACAGCTCGGTTGGACTTACATATTTATCTTCAACTCAtgtcaaattaa